In one Leptogranulimonas caecicola genomic region, the following are encoded:
- a CDS encoding S10 family peptidase, with protein MADTSTIPQAPAPPAPASVPDSSSKELVWHGANGQRISYRATAELLPIHHYETGALIGTMFMISYLAQDGTDDRPVTFLWNGGPGASSDMINIGGLGPHYVPVRGTDHLSNPSVYRDNPYTLLQESDLVFIDAFGCGLSKMDPSFDAKTVWGVDGDASACASGVAAWVQKHHRYNSPLFLYGESYGTLRNALVFRLLGERGVSVTGVVEQSSILDFAPTLSGNDDYYLGMLPLYAAAACHFGKAGTQSAVSEWWDKAQSFADTTLASAITQGDNLSTETFNDVAQEMSRLIGLSPDFIKSRGLRIELDDFRAHLLESEGKFIGRYDMRYTSFAYKPVQGNSEFFSGEDPSMDAINSPYVSAYLRLVQETGYEVDPNYNALNFKVNQAWNWAHQAPGTQGMPTVPDGSFDISCALRRNPRARILFIGGYFDAATPFWNVRHDMAKLFLPPELKAQIQYRVYETGHMTYADDKVPALLAADLKAFYGKCTRALDD; from the coding sequence ATGGCAGACACGTCCACCATTCCTCAAGCCCCTGCGCCCCCTGCGCCCGCGTCAGTCCCTGACTCCTCTTCAAAAGAGCTGGTGTGGCACGGCGCCAATGGGCAGCGCATAAGCTATAGGGCCACCGCTGAGCTGCTGCCCATCCATCATTACGAGACTGGGGCGCTCATAGGCACGATGTTCATGATCAGCTATCTGGCTCAAGACGGCACCGATGACCGGCCTGTGACCTTTCTTTGGAACGGCGGCCCCGGCGCTTCCTCAGACATGATCAATATCGGCGGCCTGGGTCCCCACTATGTGCCTGTGCGCGGCACGGATCATCTGAGCAATCCCAGCGTGTACAGGGACAATCCCTACACGTTGCTCCAGGAATCCGACCTGGTGTTCATCGACGCCTTTGGATGCGGCCTCTCTAAGATGGACCCTTCTTTCGACGCCAAGACGGTCTGGGGCGTCGATGGCGACGCCAGCGCCTGCGCCTCGGGAGTGGCTGCGTGGGTCCAAAAGCACCATCGCTACAATTCGCCGCTCTTCCTCTACGGTGAGTCCTATGGCACGTTGCGCAATGCCCTGGTCTTCAGGCTGCTGGGGGAGCGAGGCGTCTCTGTCACCGGCGTCGTCGAGCAGTCCTCCATCCTGGACTTCGCCCCCACGCTTTCTGGCAACGACGACTATTACTTGGGCATGCTTCCCCTCTATGCGGCTGCTGCGTGTCACTTTGGCAAGGCGGGAACGCAAAGCGCCGTCTCTGAGTGGTGGGACAAGGCTCAAAGCTTTGCAGATACCACGTTGGCGAGCGCCATCACCCAGGGGGACAATCTCTCGACAGAGACGTTTAACGATGTGGCCCAAGAGATGAGCCGGCTCATTGGCCTGAGCCCTGACTTTATCAAGAGCCGCGGCCTTCGTATCGAGCTCGATGACTTCAGGGCCCATCTCTTGGAATCCGAGGGCAAGTTTATCGGGCGCTACGACATGCGCTATACCTCCTTTGCCTATAAGCCCGTCCAAGGGAACAGCGAGTTTTTCTCGGGCGAAGACCCCTCTATGGACGCCATCAATTCCCCTTACGTCTCGGCCTATCTACGCTTGGTCCAAGAGACAGGCTATGAGGTGGACCCCAACTACAACGCCCTCAACTTCAAGGTGAACCAGGCATGGAACTGGGCTCATCAGGCGCCAGGCACCCAGGGGATGCCCACCGTGCCCGACGGGTCCTTTGACATCTCTTGCGCCCTGCGACGCAATCCCCGAGCTCGTATCCTTTTCATTGGCGGCTATTTCGATGCAGCGACACCCTTCTGGAACGTGCGCCACGACATGGCCAAACTCTTCTTGCCGCCCGAGCTCAAGGCGCAGATCCAGTATCGCGTCTATGAGACGGGCCACATGACCTATGCCGACGACAAGGTGCCCGCCCTCTTGGCCGCCGACCTCAAAGCGTTCTACGGCAAATGCACGCGCGCGCTGGACGACTAG
- the cysK gene encoding cysteine synthase A — protein sequence MNIATSVSAAIGDTPLVDLSLLCEGRATILGKLEAKNPGGSAKDRIARAMVDAAELDGTLKPGGTIIEPTSGNTGVGLAMIAAERGYSMILVMPETMSVERRKLAAAYGAKIVLTPGPEGMAGSVDKAAQLEKEIEGAKVMGQFSNPENPLAHYRTTGPEIWHDTDGGVDAIVAGVGTGGTISGTARFLKEMKPSVYSVAVEPAESQVLVGKPAGPHKIQGIGANFIPDNYDASVVDEVVPVTSDDAIAAKVRLSEELGLFVGISSGAAVAAALALASRPDFEGAVIVAVLPDTGERYLSVEL from the coding sequence ATGAACATCGCCACCAGCGTAAGCGCAGCCATTGGAGATACCCCGCTGGTAGACCTGTCGCTGCTTTGCGAAGGCAGGGCCACCATCTTGGGCAAGCTCGAAGCCAAAAACCCTGGCGGCTCTGCAAAAGACCGCATAGCCCGCGCCATGGTCGACGCCGCAGAGCTGGACGGCACGCTCAAGCCCGGAGGCACCATCATCGAGCCCACCAGCGGCAACACCGGCGTGGGGCTGGCCATGATCGCTGCCGAGCGCGGCTATTCCATGATCTTGGTGATGCCTGAGACCATGAGCGTCGAGCGCCGCAAGCTTGCGGCGGCCTATGGTGCGAAAATCGTGCTCACCCCGGGCCCCGAAGGTATGGCAGGCTCGGTGGACAAGGCCGCTCAGTTGGAGAAAGAGATCGAGGGAGCCAAGGTCATGGGCCAGTTCTCTAATCCCGAGAACCCTCTGGCCCACTACCGCACCACTGGCCCTGAGATCTGGCATGACACCGATGGCGGCGTGGATGCCATCGTGGCCGGTGTAGGCACCGGCGGCACCATCTCTGGCACCGCACGCTTCCTCAAAGAGATGAAGCCCTCCGTCTATTCGGTTGCCGTGGAGCCTGCCGAGTCTCAGGTGCTTGTCGGAAAGCCCGCCGGGCCCCACAAGATCCAAGGCATCGGCGCCAACTTCATCCCTGACAACTACGACGCTTCGGTGGTAGACGAGGTTGTGCCTGTCACCTCTGACGACGCCATCGCCGCCAAAGTGCGCCTCTCAGAAGAGCTGGGGCTTTTTGTGGGCATCTCCTCGGGCGCTGCGGTGGCAGCCGCCTTGGCGCTGGCTTCTCGCCCTGACTTTGAGGGAGCCGTCATCGTCGCCGTGCTGCCGGATACCGGCGAGCGCTATCTCTCGGTAGAGCTCTAA
- the rlmKL gene encoding bifunctional 23S rRNA (guanine(2069)-N(7))-methyltransferase RlmK/23S rRNA (guanine(2445)-N(2))-methyltransferase RlmL — protein MRFYATCPTGLEHLLASELESLGASRVRPLMGQVSFEGPLRDAYTACMWSRMASTIVAVIEQAPISGPEDLYQVASAIPWEEHLAPSSTFAVFSTGESAGLDNTRYVSQRVKDAIVDRMLAMRGVRPNVDTQRPDLRIRVRLREGHLSVGIDLSGAALFQRGYERAERRATIPALRADYAAAMLWTSGWQHMVSEDVVPSLAVAFAGNGSLVAEAAQVALDRAPGLLRVTWGFTHWLKHAARTWTLICKEAEHRADQGKDRPLILCATDSRDGYATAVRSILRAAGIDREPEFFSVKEVMHLGERLSENRLAVADLSWLHADEAPREAEAFSCLASLFSGLPEICPAACLTRDAALDALLGTEPQETLELKLGKGDATLRAYDNVALEPAATVTLAGGDQIPVLVPATDQFAARLEKVAKARKSWAQEEDVTCYRVYDQDLPDYNVALDLFQGAPQTPGRWLVVQEYAAPKEIDAEKVRRRLIDVLTVAPRVVGVRGRDVALRVRQHSKGGSQYAAPEDITRSIRSQELLAKSKAPGARVRKPKLRRVAGAPLAPGAKLVEEGGLLFEINLVDRLDCGLFLDHRLVRAEIREMAKAMQGSKRFLNLFAYTGTGTVYAADGGAGYTTTVDLSYTYLDWAQRNMERNGFVGENHEYIKADVLRWVDEQRRTKNRWDLIYCDPPTFSNSSSMGSRTFDVQADHAELLIGISRLLTRDGVCLFSCNLRNFTPDVEALSRAGVEIQDVTQGTIPQDFERNAKIHHVYLVRRTPISEEELAELKARRAKEAAARGRTTPSHSGRGRRGNGATQGKRPYGKDSSSRQPRGQRLHGAPGPRRGGRPTGSGPQGQNRKGQGRQGGNRH, from the coding sequence ATGCGTTTTTACGCTACCTGCCCCACGGGTCTTGAGCACCTCTTGGCTTCAGAGCTTGAATCCCTTGGCGCTTCTCGAGTGCGCCCCCTTATGGGCCAGGTTTCTTTCGAGGGACCCCTGCGCGACGCCTATACCGCCTGCATGTGGAGCCGCATGGCCAGCACCATCGTAGCCGTTATCGAGCAGGCCCCCATCTCTGGCCCAGAAGACCTCTACCAAGTAGCTTCTGCCATACCTTGGGAGGAGCACTTGGCCCCCTCCTCCACTTTTGCCGTCTTTTCCACTGGCGAATCGGCGGGGCTCGACAACACCCGCTATGTGTCCCAGCGTGTGAAGGACGCTATCGTCGACCGCATGTTGGCGATGCGCGGCGTGCGTCCCAATGTGGACACCCAGCGCCCTGACCTTCGTATTCGCGTGCGCTTGCGCGAGGGGCACCTCTCCGTTGGCATCGACCTTTCTGGCGCCGCGCTGTTCCAGCGCGGTTATGAGCGCGCCGAGCGCAGAGCCACCATCCCCGCGCTAAGGGCAGACTATGCCGCTGCCATGCTCTGGACCTCCGGCTGGCAGCACATGGTAAGCGAAGACGTCGTCCCTTCTCTAGCTGTGGCCTTTGCGGGCAACGGGTCGCTGGTGGCAGAAGCCGCTCAGGTCGCCTTGGATCGTGCCCCCGGCCTCCTGCGTGTGACCTGGGGGTTCACCCATTGGCTCAAGCATGCCGCCCGCACCTGGACGCTCATCTGCAAAGAGGCTGAGCACCGGGCAGACCAGGGCAAAGACCGCCCCTTGATCCTTTGTGCTACCGACAGCCGCGATGGCTATGCCACCGCCGTGCGCTCTATCCTGCGCGCCGCCGGCATCGACCGGGAACCGGAGTTCTTCTCGGTAAAAGAAGTGATGCACTTGGGTGAGCGTTTGAGCGAGAACCGCCTGGCAGTAGCAGACCTCTCCTGGCTCCATGCCGATGAGGCGCCCAGGGAAGCCGAGGCGTTCTCTTGCTTGGCCTCGCTTTTCTCGGGACTGCCCGAGATTTGCCCTGCCGCCTGCCTCACCCGCGACGCCGCTCTGGATGCCCTCCTGGGCACGGAGCCCCAAGAGACCCTGGAGCTCAAGCTGGGCAAAGGCGACGCCACCCTGCGCGCCTACGACAATGTGGCCTTAGAGCCGGCGGCCACGGTCACTCTGGCAGGGGGCGATCAGATCCCCGTGCTGGTGCCCGCCACCGACCAGTTTGCCGCCCGCCTGGAGAAGGTGGCCAAAGCGCGCAAGTCCTGGGCCCAGGAAGAAGACGTGACCTGCTACCGGGTCTACGACCAGGACCTGCCGGACTACAACGTGGCACTGGACCTGTTCCAGGGAGCCCCTCAAACGCCCGGCCGTTGGCTGGTGGTGCAAGAGTATGCCGCTCCCAAAGAGATCGATGCCGAGAAGGTCCGCCGCCGCTTGATCGACGTGCTTACGGTGGCCCCAAGAGTTGTGGGAGTCCGAGGCCGGGACGTGGCGCTGCGCGTGCGCCAGCATTCCAAGGGAGGCTCGCAGTATGCGGCCCCTGAAGACATCACCCGCTCCATCCGCTCCCAGGAACTCTTGGCGAAGTCCAAAGCACCGGGTGCACGGGTGCGCAAGCCTAAGCTTCGCAGGGTGGCCGGAGCTCCGCTTGCCCCCGGCGCCAAGCTGGTGGAGGAAGGCGGCCTGCTCTTTGAGATCAACCTGGTAGATCGCTTGGATTGCGGCCTGTTCCTGGATCACCGCCTGGTGCGCGCAGAGATCCGCGAGATGGCCAAGGCCATGCAGGGCTCCAAGCGCTTCCTGAACCTCTTCGCCTATACCGGCACCGGCACCGTCTATGCAGCCGATGGTGGTGCTGGCTACACCACCACCGTAGACCTGTCCTATACCTATTTGGACTGGGCGCAGCGCAATATGGAGCGCAACGGCTTTGTGGGAGAGAACCACGAGTACATCAAGGCAGACGTGTTGCGCTGGGTGGACGAGCAGCGGCGCACCAAAAACCGCTGGGACCTCATCTACTGCGATCCCCCCACCTTCTCCAACTCCTCCTCTATGGGATCACGCACCTTCGATGTGCAGGCAGACCATGCCGAGCTGCTCATAGGCATCTCCCGCCTGCTCACCCGCGACGGCGTGTGTCTGTTCTCCTGCAACCTGAGAAACTTCACTCCTGATGTGGAGGCCTTAAGCCGCGCAGGCGTCGAGATCCAAGACGTCACCCAAGGCACCATCCCTCAAGACTTCGAGCGAAACGCCAAGATCCACCACGTCTATCTGGTGCGCCGCACGCCGATCTCAGAGGAGGAGCTTGCCGAGCTCAAGGCCAGGCGCGCCAAAGAGGCTGCTGCACGCGGGCGCACAACGCCTTCGCACTCCGGCCGAGGCAGACGAGGCAATGGCGCCACCCAGGGCAAGCGCCCCTATGGGAAGGACAGCTCTTCTCGGCAACCAAGAGGCCAGAGGCTCCATGGCGCCCCTGGCCCTCGCAGAGGGGGCAGGCCTACGGGAAGCGGCCCGCAAGGCCAAAACCGCAAGGGCCAAGGCCGTCAGGGAGGCAATCGCCATTAA
- a CDS encoding arginine repressor — protein MVKGRNDRQDAIREIVRSKSIRTQRVLVQELEAEGYVCTQATVSRDIADMGLRKLPEGVYVLAEDLHLQRMVSELVIGVTASSSLVLVKAQPGTASGIAAAIDAADLPEVVGTLAGNDTILVVATSPEAAQAFEKHIDKLRNFR, from the coding sequence TTGGTTAAGGGACGCAACGATCGTCAAGACGCGATCCGCGAGATCGTGCGCAGCAAGAGCATCCGTACCCAGCGCGTGCTGGTCCAAGAGCTTGAGGCTGAGGGCTATGTATGCACTCAGGCTACCGTCTCTCGCGACATTGCAGACATGGGTTTGCGCAAGCTTCCTGAGGGCGTGTACGTGTTGGCTGAGGACCTCCATCTTCAGCGCATGGTTTCTGAGCTGGTTATCGGCGTGACCGCATCCAGCAGCTTGGTGCTGGTGAAAGCCCAGCCAGGCACTGCCTCTGGCATCGCTGCCGCCATCGATGCGGCAGATCTCCCAGAAGTGGTGGGAACCTTGGCGGGCAATGACACCATTTTGGTGGTGGCCACTTCCCCTGAGGCAGCTCAGGCCTTTGAGAAGCACATAGACAAGCTTCGCAACTTCCGATGA
- a CDS encoding KUP/HAK/KT family potassium transporter, with protein sequence MASTVPAVAKKAGHGAIPFSLGMSLVTLGVVYGDIGTSPLYVMKAIVEGNGGLESVSQDMIIGAVSLIIWTVMLITTVKYVLIAMRADNHNEGGIFALYSLVRSCAKWLILPAMIGGAALLADGILTPAVTVTTAVEGLRTIEAGHAFLGDTPTLVVLITVVILCGLFLLQRAGTNSIGKLFGPLMCIWFLFLAIMGVVNLAGNWDMLRALNPLRGIMFLFGPLNKAGFAVLGFVFLATTGAEALYSDMGHVGRVNIYASWPFVVTCLFLNYLGQGAWIIANSGNAQLASLEGLNPFFEMMPVDLRAFAVVLSAVAGLIASQALITGSFTLVSEATRLNLLPHLRVTYPSQTKGQLYIPMVNTVMWIGCIGVVLLFKTSYAMEAAYGLAITITMLMTTLLLTVYLSQVRRHTALAVVFAAFFLALEGAFFLSSLAKFLHGGYVTILMAAVIFYIMYVWRRGSAIERSQSVYLPVSRYIPQLERLTADEHIPMLADNVVFLTNDATPDMLDRDILYSILDKRPKRARCYFFLTVRVTDEPYTHAYTVNNFGTDFIFKVTLHLGFKMNQRVNTYLRQVIGDLVDTGEMAPQPINYSIYRDPGKVGDFRFVMLRKLLTPETELSGNDRTVMSVKYAIRRICGNAAQWYGLATSGVLFEYVPLFSRATPAPVLERVPLGLSEPEIDEESDEDDVLSADLADEMADTLAEIEANVIGGNESSDRTGCHPKIIFDAQGKPVGIEKPKPGAEKPAHPNDPDER encoded by the coding sequence TTGGCATCCACAGTTCCGGCCGTCGCCAAGAAGGCGGGCCACGGGGCAATCCCCTTCTCTCTTGGCATGTCCCTTGTAACCCTGGGCGTGGTCTACGGTGACATTGGCACCAGCCCTCTCTACGTTATGAAAGCCATTGTCGAGGGCAACGGCGGCCTTGAAAGCGTCTCCCAAGACATGATCATTGGCGCCGTCTCCCTCATCATTTGGACCGTGATGCTCATCACCACAGTCAAATATGTGCTTATCGCCATGCGCGCAGACAACCACAACGAAGGCGGCATCTTCGCCCTCTACTCGCTGGTGCGCTCCTGCGCCAAGTGGCTCATCCTGCCCGCTATGATTGGCGGCGCTGCTCTTTTGGCAGACGGCATCTTGACCCCCGCAGTCACGGTCACCACCGCCGTCGAAGGCCTTCGCACCATCGAGGCCGGCCATGCGTTTTTGGGCGACACTCCTACGCTCGTCGTGCTCATCACCGTCGTGATCTTGTGCGGATTGTTCTTGCTCCAACGTGCGGGCACCAACTCCATCGGCAAGCTCTTTGGCCCCCTTATGTGCATCTGGTTCTTATTCCTGGCCATCATGGGCGTAGTGAACCTGGCCGGCAATTGGGACATGCTTCGCGCCTTGAACCCCTTGCGCGGCATCATGTTCCTCTTTGGGCCCCTTAATAAGGCGGGCTTTGCGGTGTTGGGCTTCGTTTTTCTGGCTACCACCGGTGCTGAGGCCCTTTACTCTGACATGGGCCATGTAGGCCGAGTCAACATCTACGCTTCCTGGCCTTTCGTGGTAACCTGCCTTTTCCTCAACTATCTGGGCCAAGGCGCTTGGATCATCGCCAACTCCGGTAACGCCCAGCTGGCTTCCCTGGAGGGCCTGAATCCTTTCTTTGAGATGATGCCTGTAGACCTTCGCGCTTTTGCCGTGGTGCTTTCGGCAGTGGCCGGCCTTATCGCCAGCCAGGCGCTCATCACAGGCTCGTTCACCCTGGTCTCTGAGGCCACCCGCTTGAACCTGTTGCCCCACCTAAGGGTCACCTACCCCTCTCAAACCAAGGGCCAGCTCTATATCCCCATGGTGAACACCGTCATGTGGATAGGCTGCATTGGCGTGGTTTTGCTGTTCAAGACCTCCTACGCCATGGAGGCCGCCTACGGCCTGGCCATCACCATCACCATGCTCATGACCACCTTGCTGCTCACGGTCTATCTCTCTCAGGTGCGCCGTCACACCGCGCTGGCAGTGGTTTTTGCCGCCTTCTTCCTCGCTCTGGAAGGCGCATTCTTCCTATCCTCTCTGGCCAAGTTCCTCCATGGCGGCTATGTCACCATCCTTATGGCGGCCGTCATCTTCTACATCATGTATGTCTGGCGCCGCGGCTCGGCCATCGAGCGCTCCCAATCGGTTTATCTGCCGGTCAGCCGCTATATCCCACAGCTGGAGCGCCTTACCGCAGATGAGCACATCCCCATGTTGGCAGACAACGTGGTGTTTCTCACCAACGACGCCACCCCGGACATGTTGGACCGCGACATCCTCTACTCCATTTTGGACAAGCGCCCCAAGCGTGCCCGCTGCTACTTCTTCCTCACGGTGCGCGTGACCGACGAGCCCTACACCCACGCCTACACCGTCAATAACTTTGGCACCGACTTCATCTTCAAAGTCACCCTGCACCTGGGCTTCAAGATGAACCAGCGCGTGAACACCTACCTGCGCCAGGTTATTGGCGACCTGGTAGACACCGGAGAGATGGCTCCCCAGCCCATCAACTATTCCATCTACCGCGACCCCGGCAAGGTGGGCGACTTCCGCTTCGTGATGTTGCGCAAGCTCCTCACCCCCGAGACCGAGCTCTCCGGCAACGACCGCACCGTCATGAGCGTAAAATACGCCATTCGCCGCATCTGCGGCAACGCTGCCCAGTGGTACGGTCTGGCCACCTCCGGCGTCCTCTTCGAGTATGTGCCGCTCTTTAGTCGCGCCACACCGGCCCCTGTGCTGGAGCGCGTGCCCTTGGGCCTGAGCGAGCCTGAGATCGACGAGGAGTCAGACGAAGACGATGTGCTCTCTGCCGATCTGGCAGACGAGATGGCTGATACCCTGGCAGAGATCGAGGCCAACGTCATTGGCGGCAACGAGAGCTCCGACCGCACCGGCTGCCACCCCAAGATCATCTTCGATGCTCAGGGCAAGCCGGTGGGTATCGAAAAGCCTAAGCCCGGCGCCGAGAAGCCCGCCCATCCCAATGACCCGGACGAGCGCTAA
- the yihA gene encoding ribosome biogenesis GTP-binding protein YihA/YsxC, giving the protein MAKINYSDARFEAAFGTAEQLPEAARPEVAIVGRSNVGKSSLLNRLVGRKALAKVSAKPGKTATINFYDVDGIYLVDLPGYGYAAVSGSEKQRWADLIAGYFGQERSFNLVISLIDIRHEPSALDRDMVAFLQEGDYPLQIVLTKADKLSRSQQGRQRSLIAKELGMEPSDLLVSSSATGAGIDEIKAAIAKATL; this is encoded by the coding sequence ATGGCAAAGATCAACTATTCTGACGCCCGCTTCGAGGCGGCCTTTGGCACTGCTGAACAGCTGCCAGAGGCCGCTCGTCCCGAGGTAGCCATTGTTGGGCGCTCCAACGTGGGCAAGTCGTCCCTGCTCAACCGGCTGGTAGGTCGCAAGGCGTTGGCCAAGGTAAGCGCCAAGCCCGGCAAAACGGCCACTATCAACTTCTATGATGTGGACGGCATCTATCTAGTGGATCTGCCCGGTTACGGTTATGCAGCCGTCAGCGGCTCAGAAAAGCAACGGTGGGCAGACCTCATCGCCGGCTACTTTGGCCAGGAGCGCAGCTTCAACCTGGTGATCTCTTTGATAGACATACGCCACGAGCCCTCTGCCCTCGACCGCGACATGGTGGCCTTCCTCCAAGAAGGCGACTACCCCTTGCAAATCGTGCTTACTAAAGCCGATAAGCTCAGCCGCTCGCAACAGGGGCGCCAAAGGTCCTTGATCGCCAAGGAGCTGGGGATGGAGCCGTCGGATCTTTTGGTGAGCTCCTCTGCCACCGGCGCCGGCATTGACGAGATCAAAGCCGCCATCGCAAAGGCAACGCTCTAA
- a CDS encoding phospho-sugar mutase: MEKTIQERAQLWKENVDEPELIAELEDLLAKNDEDSIVDAFYRDLEFGTAGLRGVLGVGTNRMNVYTVSQATQGLADYLNAHFENPCVAIMRDSRNKGEEFVKAAASVLAANGVKSLVAPRIEPVPVLSFTTRHLECSAGIVITASHNPAPYNGYKVYGPDGCQIANEAADEIQDSINKTDIFNGVKTMDFGQAEEQGLVSWIPDQVIEDYLDAIQTVSVPGCVAEDGSFKVVYTPLNGSGLECVTKILSRVGIDNVVVVPEQKEPNGDFPTCPYPNPEIREALQKGLELCDEVKPDLLLATDPDADRVGVAVPHNGDYKLLSGNEVGVLLIDWLTRLKQEAGEDVARKVAVSTIVSSSMPDALAAHYGFEMRRVLTGFKYIGGQIDMLTSKGEGDRYLLGFEESYGYLAGTHARDKDAVVTSMLICEMAGWYAKQGKDLYEAMDELYREFGFYLNGVVNVTFPGAAGADKMASIMAGLREQQPATIAGYDVEGYTDYASGVEMPIVYKDPEDPIQILPSANVLEFRLAGGHKVIVRPSGTEPKIKAYLFSVGETREEAEAVQDKLAIDAKENLLA; encoded by the coding sequence ATGGAAAAGACCATCCAGGAGCGCGCGCAGCTCTGGAAAGAGAATGTCGACGAACCTGAGCTCATCGCCGAGCTTGAGGATCTGTTGGCCAAGAACGATGAAGATTCTATTGTCGATGCCTTCTATCGCGATCTGGAGTTTGGCACCGCCGGCCTTCGCGGCGTGCTGGGCGTAGGCACCAACCGCATGAACGTCTACACCGTCTCCCAGGCCACCCAAGGCCTGGCAGACTATCTGAACGCCCACTTCGAGAACCCTTGCGTGGCCATCATGCGCGACTCGCGCAACAAGGGCGAGGAGTTTGTGAAGGCCGCTGCCAGCGTGCTCGCCGCCAACGGCGTGAAGTCTTTGGTGGCTCCTCGCATCGAGCCGGTGCCCGTGCTCTCCTTCACCACCCGTCATCTGGAGTGCTCGGCAGGCATCGTCATCACTGCCTCCCACAACCCCGCTCCCTACAACGGCTACAAGGTCTACGGTCCCGACGGCTGCCAGATCGCCAATGAGGCTGCCGACGAGATCCAGGATTCCATCAACAAGACCGACATCTTCAACGGCGTGAAGACCATGGACTTTGGTCAAGCCGAGGAGCAGGGCCTGGTGAGCTGGATCCCCGATCAGGTCATCGAGGACTACCTGGACGCCATCCAGACCGTCTCTGTTCCTGGCTGCGTGGCCGAGGACGGCTCCTTCAAGGTGGTCTACACCCCGCTCAACGGAAGCGGCCTGGAGTGCGTCACCAAGATTTTGTCTCGCGTAGGCATCGACAACGTGGTGGTAGTGCCTGAGCAAAAAGAGCCCAACGGCGATTTCCCCACCTGCCCCTATCCCAACCCCGAGATCCGCGAGGCTCTGCAAAAGGGTTTGGAGCTCTGCGACGAGGTCAAGCCCGACCTGCTTCTGGCCACTGACCCCGACGCCGACCGCGTGGGCGTCGCCGTGCCTCACAACGGCGACTACAAACTGCTCTCCGGCAACGAGGTAGGCGTCCTGCTTATCGACTGGCTCACCCGCCTCAAGCAGGAGGCTGGCGAGGACGTCGCCCGCAAGGTGGCCGTCTCCACCATCGTCTCCAGCTCCATGCCGGACGCGCTGGCCGCCCACTACGGCTTCGAGATGCGCCGCGTGCTCACCGGCTTCAAGTACATCGGCGGCCAGATCGACATGCTCACCTCCAAGGGCGAGGGCGACCGCTACCTGCTGGGCTTCGAGGAGTCCTACGGCTATCTGGCCGGCACCCACGCTCGCGACAAGGATGCCGTGGTCACTTCCATGCTCATCTGCGAGATGGCCGGCTGGTATGCCAAGCAGGGCAAAGACCTCTACGAGGCCATGGACGAGCTCTACCGCGAGTTTGGCTTCTACCTCAACGGCGTGGTGAACGTCACCTTCCCCGGCGCCGCTGGCGCCGACAAGATGGCTTCCATCATGGCCGGCCTGCGCGAGCAGCAGCCTGCCACCATCGCCGGCTACGACGTCGAGGGCTATACCGACTACGCCTCGGGCGTCGAGATGCCCATCGTCTACAAGGATCCTGAGGACCCCATCCAGATCCTGCCCTCCGCCAACGTGCTGGAGTTCCGCCTCGCTGGCGGCCACAAGGTCATCGTGCGCCCCTCGGGCACCGAGCCCAAGATCAAGGCGTACCTGTTCTCTGTGGGCGAGACCCGCGAAGAGGCCGAGGCCGTCCAGGACAAGCTGGCCATCGACGCCAAGGAGAACCTGCTGGCCTAA